One stretch of Alcaligenes aquatilis DNA includes these proteins:
- a CDS encoding formate dehydrogenase subunit gamma: protein MTDHNRKGMIQRYTTSQRINHWIIAMSFVLLALSGLALFHPSMYWLTNLFGGGPWTRILHPFIGVVMFVCFFLFAARMVRHNMFSKGDAAWLRHFKDVLNAKDERIPEVGRYNAGQKILFFALVIFMIGLLATGVVMWREYFSAFFPIWAIRLASVLHAVCALLMICAIIVHIYAGIWVKGSVKAMTRGTVTRAWAWKHHRAWFREEMEKGPSRPAE from the coding sequence ATGACTGATCACAACCGCAAGGGCATGATTCAGCGCTACACCACCAGTCAGCGCATTAATCACTGGATCATTGCCATGAGCTTTGTGCTGCTGGCCTTGTCCGGGCTGGCGCTGTTTCATCCGTCAATGTACTGGCTGACCAATCTGTTTGGTGGCGGCCCGTGGACACGCATTCTTCACCCGTTTATTGGCGTGGTGATGTTTGTGTGCTTTTTCCTGTTTGCAGCGCGCATGGTACGGCACAATATGTTCTCCAAGGGTGACGCGGCCTGGCTGCGTCACTTCAAGGACGTACTGAACGCCAAGGACGAGCGCATCCCCGAAGTAGGCCGTTACAACGCCGGGCAAAAGATCCTGTTTTTTGCCCTGGTGATCTTCATGATCGGCCTGCTGGCAACCGGTGTGGTGATGTGGCGCGAATACTTTTCCGCCTTCTTCCCCATCTGGGCTATCCGCCTGGCCTCCGTGCTGCATGCGGTCTGCGCCCTGCTGATGATTTGCGCGATTATCGTGCACATCTACGCCGGTATCTGGGTAAAGGGTTCGGTCAAAGCCATGACCCGTGGCACGGTCACCCGTGCCTGGGCCTGGAAACACCACCGCGCCTGGTTCCGTGAAGAAATGGAAAAAGGTCCCAGCCGTCCTGCCGAATAA
- the fdhE gene encoding formate dehydrogenase accessory protein FdhE produces the protein MQRILPRGEIESLDHTSIPRLRLPVRASVFADRAARLRQLSADNPVGAYLLLLAHLVDGQHKQLTALAPAELPADVLETAQRHGMPPLLASGWKRDPQWLSILSSLLNHMIQTSDVPAAAQEVCQGLLEKAQSDPQKLEDLADAILAEQLTEQDGAAAPFVMAALQVYWTHLACSLTEGQLSVTSPFGVCPSCGSLPVSSVVRVGGREDGCRYMCCPRCSVEWHLVRVTCSHCESTKSVAYHAIEDGPEGIKAESCDNCHTYRKIFYQEKQLGIDPVADDLASLALDVLMGEEGYSRASGNPLLWQQS, from the coding sequence TTGCAACGCATCCTTCCGCGCGGCGAAATCGAAAGTCTGGACCACACTTCCATCCCCCGACTGCGCCTGCCTGTGCGAGCCAGCGTCTTTGCAGACCGGGCAGCACGTCTGCGTCAATTGTCTGCCGACAATCCCGTCGGTGCCTACCTGCTCTTGCTGGCGCATCTGGTGGACGGGCAGCACAAGCAGCTCACTGCGCTTGCCCCTGCCGAACTGCCTGCTGATGTGCTGGAAACGGCACAACGCCACGGCATGCCGCCCTTGCTGGCCTCGGGCTGGAAGCGCGATCCGCAGTGGCTCAGTATTCTGAGCAGCCTGCTCAATCACATGATCCAGACCTCGGATGTGCCTGCTGCTGCCCAAGAAGTTTGCCAGGGTCTGCTTGAAAAGGCCCAGTCCGACCCGCAAAAGCTGGAAGATCTGGCTGACGCGATTCTGGCCGAGCAATTGACTGAACAAGACGGTGCCGCCGCACCTTTTGTCATGGCCGCCTTGCAGGTCTACTGGACGCATCTGGCCTGCTCGCTGACCGAAGGCCAACTGTCGGTGACCAGCCCCTTTGGCGTATGTCCGTCCTGCGGCAGCCTGCCCGTATCCAGCGTGGTACGTGTGGGTGGTCGTGAAGATGGTTGCCGCTATATGTGCTGCCCACGCTGCAGCGTGGAATGGCATCTGGTACGTGTGACCTGCTCGCACTGCGAAAGCACGAAAAGCGTGGCTTACCACGCCATTGAAGATGGCCCGGAAGGCATCAAGGCCGAGTCCTGCGACAACTGCCATACCTACCGCAAAATCTTCTACCAGGAAAAGCAGTTGGGCATAGACCCGGTGGCGGACGACCTGGCCAGTCTGGCTCTGGACGTTTTGATGGGCGAAGAAGGCTATTCCCGCGCCAGCGGTAATCCGCTTCTTTGGCAGCAGTCTTAA
- the fdnG gene encoding formate dehydrogenase-N subunit alpha, producing MVNMNRRQFFKVTGASLASSSMVLLGAAPTPAMAEVRQYKLTRMTETRNTCPYCSVACGVLLYSRGDGAMNAEPSVVHIEGDADHPVNRGTLCPKGAGLVDFIKSPNRLKYPEYRAAGSDKWERISWEDAFTRIAKLMKEDRDANFQTTAEDGTVVNRWLTTGMLAASASSNEVGYITHKVIRSMGVLAFDNQARVUHGPTVAGLAPTFGRGAMTNHWVDIKNADIVLIMGGNAAEAHPCGFKWVTEAKAHNNAKLIVVDPRFTRSASVADYYAPIRTGSDITFLGGVIKYLLDNDKIQHEYVRNYTDMPFIVREDFDFEQGLYSGYNEEKRSYDRSSWDYELGEDGYVKTDPTLQHPRSVYQLLRKHYERYTPEMVERVCGTPKDKFLKVCEMLASTAEPGRAGTILYALGWTQHTIGSQIIRTGAMVQLLLGNIGIAGGGMNALRGHSNIQGLTDLGLMSNLLPGYLTLPNQAEQEFDGYIGARALQPLRPNQLSYWRNYKKFHVSLMKAWFGDAAQAENNWAYHYLPKLDKLYDMLQVFELMDEGKMTGYICQGFNPLAAAPYKAKLLRGFSKLKYMVIMDPLVTETSEFWKNYGEHNDVDSASIQTEVFRLPTTCFAEEEGALVNSGRWLQWHWKAANPPGEAKSDIEIMSTLFTHIRSLYQKEGGAFPDPILNLSWPYSNPDDPTAAELAKEYSGRALVDLVDPKDPTKIIRKAGEQLDGFAQLRDDGTTLSGCWIYAGAWTQQGNMMARRDNSDPTGIGQTLNWAWAWPANRRVLYNRASCDLNGKPFDPRRNLVHWDGKRWGGADVPDYKADENPADGMGPFIMNPEGVARFFARKGMAEGPFPEHYEPFESPLSYNPLSPDEPRAITNPAARIFKDDLAAMGTVDKFPYVGTTYRLTEHFHYWTKHVELNAIVQPEQFVEIGEELAKEVGIVHGDRVKVSSNRGYIKAVAVVTKRIKALNVDGKVVHQVGIPLHWGFVGLARPGFLINALTPPVGDGNSQTPETKAFLVQLEKVKE from the coding sequence ATGGTGAACATGAATCGGCGTCAGTTCTTCAAAGTGACGGGGGCCTCGCTGGCCAGTTCCAGCATGGTTTTGCTGGGCGCTGCGCCCACCCCCGCCATGGCGGAAGTCAGGCAGTACAAACTGACCCGCATGACAGAGACGCGAAATACCTGTCCTTACTGTTCTGTAGCCTGTGGGGTGCTGCTGTACTCCCGTGGTGACGGTGCCATGAATGCCGAGCCCAGTGTGGTTCACATCGAAGGCGACGCGGATCACCCGGTCAACCGCGGCACACTCTGTCCCAAGGGCGCAGGCTTGGTGGATTTCATCAAAAGCCCCAACCGACTCAAATACCCCGAATACCGCGCCGCTGGTTCGGACAAATGGGAACGCATCTCCTGGGAAGACGCTTTCACGCGTATTGCCAAGCTGATGAAAGAAGACCGCGACGCCAACTTCCAGACCACGGCTGAAGACGGCACCGTCGTCAACCGTTGGCTGACTACGGGCATGCTGGCGGCGTCGGCAAGCAGTAACGAAGTGGGCTATATCACCCATAAAGTCATCCGCAGCATGGGTGTACTGGCGTTCGATAACCAAGCACGTGTCTGACACGGCCCGACGGTGGCAGGTCTTGCCCCGACGTTTGGCCGTGGAGCGATGACGAACCATTGGGTCGACATCAAGAACGCGGATATTGTGCTGATTATGGGCGGCAACGCAGCCGAGGCGCACCCCTGTGGGTTCAAATGGGTGACCGAGGCCAAAGCACACAACAATGCAAAACTGATCGTTGTGGATCCACGCTTTACGCGTTCGGCATCCGTGGCGGACTATTACGCACCGATACGTACCGGTAGTGACATCACCTTTCTGGGTGGCGTCATCAAATACCTGCTGGATAACGACAAGATCCAGCACGAATACGTGCGCAACTACACCGATATGCCCTTTATCGTGCGCGAAGACTTTGACTTCGAGCAGGGGCTGTATTCGGGCTACAACGAAGAAAAACGCAGCTACGACCGATCCTCCTGGGACTACGAGCTGGGCGAGGACGGCTATGTCAAAACCGACCCGACCTTGCAACACCCACGCTCGGTTTACCAACTGCTGCGCAAGCACTACGAGCGCTACACGCCCGAGATGGTGGAACGCGTCTGTGGCACGCCCAAGGACAAATTCCTGAAAGTCTGTGAAATGCTGGCCTCGACCGCTGAACCGGGTCGCGCTGGCACCATTTTGTATGCACTGGGCTGGACGCAACACACGATTGGCTCGCAGATCATCCGTACCGGCGCTATGGTGCAGTTGCTGCTGGGCAATATTGGTATTGCCGGCGGTGGCATGAACGCGCTGCGCGGACACTCCAATATTCAGGGTCTGACTGACCTGGGTTTGATGTCCAACCTGCTGCCCGGCTATCTGACCTTGCCCAACCAGGCCGAGCAAGAGTTTGACGGCTACATTGGCGCACGTGCCCTTCAACCGCTACGCCCTAACCAGCTGAGCTACTGGCGCAACTACAAGAAGTTCCACGTCAGCCTGATGAAGGCCTGGTTCGGTGATGCCGCCCAGGCCGAGAACAACTGGGCCTATCACTACCTGCCCAAGCTGGACAAGCTCTACGACATGCTGCAAGTGTTCGAGCTGATGGACGAAGGCAAGATGACGGGCTACATCTGTCAGGGCTTTAACCCCCTGGCGGCAGCACCGTACAAGGCCAAGCTGCTGCGTGGTTTCTCCAAGCTCAAGTACATGGTCATCATGGACCCGCTGGTCACGGAAACGTCAGAGTTCTGGAAGAACTATGGCGAACACAATGATGTCGATTCCGCTTCCATCCAGACCGAAGTGTTCCGTCTGCCCACCACCTGTTTCGCCGAGGAAGAAGGCGCACTGGTGAACTCGGGCCGCTGGTTGCAATGGCACTGGAAGGCAGCCAACCCTCCGGGCGAGGCCAAGAGCGACATTGAGATCATGAGTACGCTGTTCACGCATATTCGCTCGCTGTATCAGAAAGAAGGCGGCGCCTTCCCTGACCCGATCCTGAACCTGTCCTGGCCGTACTCCAACCCGGATGATCCAACCGCCGCTGAACTGGCCAAGGAATACTCGGGACGAGCACTGGTTGACCTGGTCGATCCCAAAGATCCGACCAAGATCATACGTAAAGCAGGCGAACAGCTCGATGGCTTTGCCCAATTGCGCGACGACGGCACCACGCTCAGTGGTTGCTGGATCTATGCCGGCGCCTGGACACAGCAAGGCAATATGATGGCTCGCCGAGACAATAGCGATCCAACCGGCATCGGCCAGACGCTGAACTGGGCCTGGGCCTGGCCAGCGAACCGTCGCGTGCTCTACAACCGTGCCTCCTGTGACCTGAACGGCAAACCCTTTGACCCACGCCGCAACCTGGTTCACTGGGACGGCAAGCGCTGGGGGGGTGCAGATGTCCCTGACTACAAAGCCGATGAAAACCCGGCCGATGGCATGGGACCGTTCATCATGAACCCCGAAGGGGTGGCCCGCTTCTTTGCCCGAAAAGGCATGGCAGAAGGCCCCTTCCCCGAGCACTACGAGCCCTTTGAAAGCCCGCTCAGCTACAACCCGCTCAGTCCTGACGAGCCCCGTGCCATTACCAACCCGGCCGCGCGTATCTTCAAGGACGACCTGGCCGCCATGGGTACGGTAGACAAGTTCCCTTATGTGGGCACAACCTACCGCCTGACCGAGCACTTCCACTACTGGACCAAACACGTGGAGCTGAACGCCATCGTGCAGCCTGAACAGTTTGTGGAAATTGGCGAGGAACTGGCCAAGGAAGTGGGCATCGTGCACGGCGACCGCGTCAAGGTGTCCTCCAACCGGGGCTATATCAAAGCCGTGGCGGTGGTGACCAAGCGCATCAAGGCCCTGAACGTGGATGGCAAAGTTGTCCACCAAGTGGGGATCCCGCTGCACTGGGGTTTTGTAGGTCTGGCCCGACCCGGTTTCCTGATCAATGCGCTGACACCGCCCGTCGGGGACGGCAACTCGCAAACGCCGGAAACCAAGGCCTTTCTGGTTCAACTTGAAAAGGTTAAGGAGTAA
- the fdxH gene encoding formate dehydrogenase subunit beta produces MALQSLDIKRRSATTTPSPSVREPVGGEVAKLIDTSKCIGCKACQVACMEWNDTRDEIGHNVGVYDNPADLTDKSWTIMRFAEYENPAGDLEWLIRKDGCMHCEDPGCLKACPSPGAIVQYTNGIVDFHEENCIGCGYCVTGCPFDVPRISEKDKKAYKCTLCSDRVAVGQEPACAKTCPTGAIVFGTKEDMQHHAAERIEDLKSRGFENAGLYDPAGVGGTHVMYVLHHADKPELYSDLPKDPQISPMVSLWKGVAKPLGVAAMALTALIGFFHYIRTGPNETDEEDERRADEDARKIQEAHHD; encoded by the coding sequence ATGGCCTTGCAATCACTCGATATCAAACGGCGCTCCGCAACCACCACCCCATCGCCCAGCGTGCGCGAGCCCGTGGGCGGGGAGGTGGCCAAGCTGATCGACACCAGTAAGTGCATTGGCTGTAAGGCCTGTCAGGTCGCCTGCATGGAATGGAACGATACGCGCGACGAAATCGGCCACAACGTCGGGGTGTATGACAACCCGGCCGACCTGACCGACAAGTCCTGGACCATCATGCGCTTTGCGGAGTATGAAAACCCCGCTGGCGATCTGGAATGGCTGATTCGCAAAGACGGCTGTATGCACTGCGAGGATCCGGGCTGTCTGAAGGCCTGTCCCTCGCCGGGCGCCATCGTGCAGTACACCAACGGCATTGTGGATTTCCACGAGGAAAACTGCATTGGCTGCGGCTACTGCGTGACCGGTTGTCCTTTCGATGTGCCCCGCATTTCGGAAAAGGACAAGAAAGCCTACAAGTGCACCTTGTGTTCAGACCGTGTCGCGGTCGGACAGGAACCGGCCTGTGCCAAGACCTGTCCGACCGGCGCGATTGTGTTCGGTACGAAAGAAGACATGCAGCACCACGCTGCAGAGCGTATCGAAGACCTGAAATCGCGTGGCTTTGAAAACGCCGGTCTGTACGACCCGGCTGGAGTGGGTGGCACCCACGTCATGTATGTGCTGCATCATGCCGACAAGCCCGAGCTGTACAGCGATCTGCCCAAGGACCCGCAAATCAGCCCGATGGTCTCGCTCTGGAAGGGGGTAGCCAAACCGCTGGGGGTTGCGGCTATGGCACTGACCGCCCTGATTGGTTTCTTCCACTACATCCGAACCGGTCCTAACGAGACTGACGAGGAAGACGAGCGCCGCGCCGATGAGGACGCCCGCAAGATCCAGGAGGCTCACCATGACTGA
- the selA gene encoding L-seryl-tRNA(Sec) selenium transferase — translation MSPTPELSPTHIPSLDRLLRSPEFEPLLSQFGHTRLSQRTRAHLQILRDALFKGALRPQDLAPAQLAQALQAKLQEESRLQLRPVFNLTGTVLHTNLGRAMLPDEAIQAVVQAMRSPANLEFDLQTGGRGDRDDLINPLLCELTGAEAATVVNNNAAAVLLMLSTLSPRRETVVSRGELVEIGGAFRIPDIMKRAGARLHEVGTTNRTHAADYENAINERSAMLMKVHCSNYAVKGFTKSVSVQEVAQIARKHGLPTSVDLGSGTLVDLSQWGLPPEPTVRETIEAGADIVTFSGDKLLGGPQAGLIVGRADLIAKIKKNPLKRALRVGKITLAALEPVLALYRSPERLPEHLTTLRLLTRPSAQMRAQALRLAPVLQQWVGTQFAVEPTAMLSQIGSGALPEDVLPSFGLRFAYTGTGRPGRHLTQLEKRLRTLPQPVIGRIAQDAFWLDLRCLEEQFEADFSAQLICEQA, via the coding sequence ATGAGCCCTACTCCTGAACTCTCCCCCACCCATATCCCTTCCCTGGATCGCTTACTGCGCTCGCCAGAGTTCGAGCCTTTACTAAGCCAGTTCGGTCACACACGCCTCAGTCAAAGAACTCGCGCCCATTTGCAAATACTGCGGGATGCGTTGTTCAAGGGAGCACTACGTCCTCAGGACCTGGCGCCCGCCCAGCTCGCCCAAGCACTGCAGGCCAAGCTACAAGAAGAATCCCGACTACAGCTACGCCCGGTTTTCAATCTGACCGGCACCGTGCTGCACACCAATCTTGGGCGTGCGATGCTACCGGATGAAGCCATCCAGGCTGTTGTCCAGGCCATGCGCTCGCCCGCCAATCTGGAGTTCGATCTGCAAACCGGTGGCCGAGGCGACCGGGATGACCTGATCAACCCCTTGCTTTGCGAACTGACCGGTGCTGAAGCCGCCACGGTGGTCAACAATAACGCCGCCGCCGTGCTGCTGATGCTCAGCACCCTGAGTCCCCGGCGCGAAACCGTGGTGTCGCGCGGCGAACTGGTAGAAATTGGCGGTGCCTTCCGTATCCCTGACATCATGAAGCGCGCCGGTGCCCGCCTGCATGAAGTGGGCACCACCAACCGTACCCACGCAGCCGATTACGAAAACGCCATCAACGAGCGCAGCGCCATGTTGATGAAGGTGCATTGCAGCAACTACGCCGTCAAAGGTTTCACCAAAAGCGTTTCTGTCCAGGAAGTGGCACAGATCGCCAGGAAACACGGCCTGCCCACCAGCGTGGATCTGGGCAGCGGCACCTTGGTGGATCTCAGCCAGTGGGGCCTGCCGCCCGAACCCACCGTGCGTGAAACCATCGAAGCCGGGGCCGATATCGTGACCTTCAGCGGCGACAAGCTGCTGGGTGGCCCCCAGGCCGGTCTGATCGTAGGCCGCGCAGACCTGATCGCCAAGATCAAGAAAAACCCGCTCAAACGCGCTTTGCGTGTAGGCAAAATCACACTGGCCGCGCTGGAACCGGTACTGGCCTTGTACCGTTCGCCCGAGCGCCTACCCGAACACCTGACCACCCTTCGTTTGCTGACCCGGCCATCGGCGCAGATGCGCGCCCAGGCGCTGCGTCTGGCACCTGTTTTGCAGCAATGGGTAGGAACACAATTTGCTGTCGAACCCACCGCCATGCTCAGTCAGATCGGCAGCGGTGCCTTGCCTGAAGACGTGCTGCCCAGCTTTGGATTGCGCTTTGCCTATACAGGCACAGGCCGTCCGGGTCGCCATCTGACTCAACTGGAAAAACGCCTGCGTACCTTGCCCCAACCCGTTATCGGGCGCATTGCGCAAGATGCCTTTTGGCTGGACCTGCGCTGTTTGGAAGAACAATTTGAAGCTGACTTCAGCGCACAACTGATCTGCGAGCAAGCATGA
- a CDS encoding ABC transporter permease yields the protein MKVKPHLTARSSRVWGVVGVLLILLCWQISALFLGPLLMASPIETARAIPRLMMSGHFLNDAGASLLRVAVGVSVGCSIGFTLGILAAHSPRLRGLLEPLRWLLMAIPPVVVVVLAMLWFGLGSGMVIFMTVLMMVPGMYVNTVKGMLQVDRDLIEMSHVYRFGWWRRLRHLYLPSLTAPLTAALLIACCGGVRLVVMAEVLGAESGAGYALANARSTFDSAELYAWVVLILGLVAAIEFVLLQPLQRRLGQWREDSHA from the coding sequence ATGAAGGTCAAGCCTCATTTGACGGCCCGTAGCTCACGCGTCTGGGGTGTTGTGGGTGTGTTGCTGATCTTGCTGTGCTGGCAGATCAGCGCCCTGTTTCTGGGGCCTTTGTTGATGGCCTCGCCTATAGAAACCGCCCGCGCGATTCCGCGTTTGATGATGTCCGGCCACTTTCTGAATGACGCTGGAGCCAGCCTCTTGCGCGTGGCAGTCGGCGTCAGTGTGGGTTGCTCCATCGGTTTTACGCTGGGGATTCTGGCGGCACATAGCCCGCGCCTGCGTGGCCTGCTGGAGCCTTTGCGCTGGCTGCTGATGGCGATCCCGCCTGTGGTGGTCGTTGTGCTGGCCATGCTGTGGTTTGGTCTGGGCTCGGGCATGGTGATTTTCATGACGGTGCTGATGATGGTGCCGGGCATGTACGTCAACACGGTCAAAGGCATGTTGCAGGTGGACCGCGACTTGATCGAGATGAGCCACGTTTATCGTTTTGGCTGGTGGCGTCGTCTGCGCCACCTGTATCTGCCTTCTTTAACGGCTCCCTTGACGGCTGCCTTGTTGATTGCCTGCTGCGGCGGTGTGCGTCTGGTGGTGATGGCCGAAGTGCTGGGCGCAGAAAGTGGTGCAGGCTATGCCTTGGCCAATGCGCGCAGCACCTTTGACAGTGCCGAGCTATATGCCTGGGTGGTGTTGATTCTGGGCTTGGTGGCCGCGATTGAATTTGTTCTGCTGCAACCCTTGCAGCGTCGTTTGGGACAGTGGCGGGAGGACAGCCATGCTTGA
- a CDS encoding Crp/Fnr family transcriptional regulator: MTKVNMPGLCPALFELLARHRLLQGLPIEAIEHLCRDALAQHAYPGQILFDEGDEARYCLLVDSGQVEILRYSQNGDERVFHVFDPGQLVAEAAMFMPHGRYPMCARARGPVHVYKLSRSSLQEACRRWPDLAMNMMAGLSSALYAQVNKVDWISASSAAERLANYLLNLQARQGENIQLPLNQRQLASHLGIRAETLSRLFTDWQARGYVSGKRSDWQVRDQAHLRRLASPAQRSF; this comes from the coding sequence ATGACAAAAGTCAACATGCCCGGCCTGTGCCCCGCTTTGTTTGAATTACTGGCCCGCCACCGCCTCCTTCAAGGTTTGCCCATCGAGGCCATCGAGCATTTGTGCCGTGACGCCTTGGCTCAACACGCCTATCCGGGACAGATCCTGTTCGATGAAGGAGACGAGGCCCGCTATTGCTTGCTGGTCGATAGCGGCCAGGTAGAAATCCTGCGCTATAGCCAAAATGGCGACGAACGTGTTTTTCACGTGTTCGATCCCGGTCAACTGGTGGCGGAAGCGGCCATGTTCATGCCCCACGGCCGCTACCCCATGTGCGCCCGTGCAAGGGGGCCCGTGCATGTTTACAAGCTCTCACGCAGCAGTTTGCAAGAAGCCTGCCGTCGCTGGCCCGACCTGGCCATGAACATGATGGCCGGCCTGAGCAGTGCCTTATATGCACAGGTCAATAAAGTGGACTGGATTTCCGCCAGCTCAGCGGCCGAGCGCCTAGCCAACTACTTGCTGAATCTGCAAGCCCGCCAAGGGGAAAATATCCAGCTTCCCTTGAACCAGCGGCAACTGGCCTCCCATTTGGGCATACGGGCAGAAACCTTGAGCCGTTTGTTTACCGACTGGCAGGCGCGCGGCTATGTCAGTGGCAAACGCAGTGACTGGCAGGTACGCGACCAGGCGCATCTACGACGTTTAGCCAGCCCTGCACAACGCTCCTTTTAA
- a CDS encoding ABC transporter substrate-binding protein, with protein sequence MPRLDEPDLKTGEQLHVFDAVKERVLARFSATVLGISKRDGRGIVIRRISGRVWAGLLLALCVAGAQAAPRYESLTLAGPAAVVSYPLMHMAQTQALSQYTDKLEFRLWQNPDQLRVLLAKKEVDYSAAPSNLSALMFNKGQAVKQLNISVWGILWLVSRDPAVKDFSDLAGKELLVPFQRDLPAVLLDTLLAKQAEPGKDAVRLRRTRDAQDAIALMLTGQGDQALLVEPTASLLLWQAEQKKVDLHRGQSLEQAWAEVFPSQQALPQAGVMANVTVAQDTELNQAVERAYAESARWCSQQPQACAQMVHGYLPQFPVPAIQTAIEKTRLDSHPASEIRPQLEALYQLLADQHPQALGGGLPAAGFYGP encoded by the coding sequence ATGCCCCGTCTGGATGAACCTGATCTAAAAACCGGGGAACAGCTTCACGTTTTTGATGCAGTTAAGGAGCGGGTTTTGGCGCGGTTTAGCGCTACGGTGCTGGGTATTTCCAAAAGAGATGGCCGTGGCATAGTCATCCGCCGCATCTCGGGGCGTGTTTGGGCTGGTTTGCTCTTGGCCTTGTGTGTCGCAGGTGCCCAGGCCGCGCCCCGCTACGAGTCCCTGACTCTGGCTGGCCCCGCTGCGGTGGTGTCCTATCCCTTGATGCATATGGCGCAAACCCAGGCCTTGAGCCAATACACGGACAAGCTGGAATTTCGTCTGTGGCAAAACCCGGATCAGTTGCGTGTTTTGCTGGCCAAAAAAGAAGTGGATTACAGCGCCGCACCCAGCAATTTGTCCGCCTTGATGTTCAACAAGGGGCAAGCCGTCAAGCAATTGAATATCTCGGTCTGGGGGATTTTGTGGCTGGTCAGCCGAGATCCGGCGGTCAAGGACTTTAGCGATCTGGCTGGTAAAGAACTGCTGGTGCCATTCCAGCGTGATCTGCCTGCTGTTCTGCTGGATACCTTGCTGGCCAAGCAAGCCGAGCCGGGCAAGGATGCCGTGCGCTTGCGCCGTACCCGCGATGCTCAGGATGCCATTGCTTTGATGCTGACCGGGCAGGGGGATCAGGCCTTGCTGGTGGAGCCTACCGCTTCTTTGCTCTTGTGGCAGGCAGAGCAGAAGAAGGTAGATCTGCATCGCGGCCAAAGCCTGGAGCAAGCCTGGGCGGAGGTTTTCCCTTCGCAACAGGCACTGCCCCAAGCCGGTGTCATGGCTAACGTCACCGTGGCTCAGGACACCGAGCTGAATCAGGCTGTGGAGCGGGCGTATGCCGAGTCGGCCCGTTGGTGCAGTCAGCAACCGCAAGCGTGCGCCCAAATGGTTCATGGCTATTTGCCTCAGTTCCCTGTTCCGGCAATTCAAACTGCGATTGAAAAGACCCGTCTGGATAGTCATCCAGCCAGTGAAATCCGCCCTCAACTGGAAGCGCTGTATCAATTGCTGGCGGATCAGCACCCCCAAGCCTTGGGGGGTGGTCTGCCTGCTGCCGGGTTTTATGGGCCATGA
- a CDS encoding DUF1971 domain-containing protein, which yields MTHALPQADYTEADIRQLVTQFYAQVRQDAQLGPIFEHTVKNWDEHLDMLCDFWSAILLGTRRFKGAPIARHAALPTLSWPLFERWLAIFHQTTATLGKPALQEKADAMADRIAAKLWQTYQAQSNQTRLPDTLPEGLERYSQSPVFTPDNLPEALRRAHNTKVGTWGLLRVQTGVLRFVLDQEPFTEVVLTAGQCVAIEPQVLHHVEFELPGSFQIEFFKQAR from the coding sequence ATGACACACGCGCTGCCGCAGGCCGATTACACCGAAGCCGACATCCGCCAATTGGTGACCCAGTTCTACGCCCAGGTACGGCAAGATGCACAGCTAGGCCCGATTTTTGAACACACGGTGAAAAACTGGGACGAGCACCTGGATATGCTGTGCGATTTCTGGTCGGCCATTTTGCTGGGCACACGCCGCTTCAAGGGCGCCCCCATTGCGCGCCATGCGGCCCTGCCCACCTTATCCTGGCCCTTGTTTGAGCGCTGGCTGGCAATTTTCCACCAAACCACAGCGACGCTGGGCAAACCCGCCCTGCAAGAAAAGGCAGACGCCATGGCAGACCGCATTGCCGCCAAACTTTGGCAAACCTATCAGGCGCAAAGCAATCAAACACGCCTGCCCGACACCCTGCCCGAAGGGCTGGAACGCTACAGCCAATCCCCCGTTTTCACGCCAGACAATTTGCCCGAGGCCCTACGCCGCGCTCACAACACCAAAGTCGGCACCTGGGGGCTATTGCGGGTCCAAACCGGCGTGCTGCGTTTTGTGCTGGACCAGGAGCCCTTTACTGAAGTGGTCCTGACCGCCGGGCAATGCGTGGCGATTGAGCCCCAGGTCCTGCATCACGTGGAGTTCGAGCTGCCCGGCAGCTTCCAGATCGAGTTCTTCAAACAAGCCCGCTGA